One part of the Tolypothrix sp. NIES-4075 genome encodes these proteins:
- a CDS encoding acetyltransferase, with translation MLLQVKDTGTLVEVLKIEELIDPNTDVIHGKDQEGQEEQDPEPIKKENLVFPSGERIPRCWVDANYQKA, from the coding sequence ATGCTTTTACAAGTCAAAGATACTGGAACTTTGGTAGAAGTTCTTAAAATTGAGGAATTAATAGATCCTAATACTGATGTTATTCACGGAAAAGACCAAGAAGGTCAAGAAGAGCAAGACCCTGAACCTATTAAAAAAGAAAACTTAGTTTTTCCTTCAGGTGAACGTATACCACGTTGTTGGGTTGATGCCAACTATCAAAAAGCATAA
- a CDS encoding ATP-binding cassette domain-containing protein, which translates to MLETLRHKNELPMYYPMVQVNNLRKRFGKTVALQEINLSVAAGSVLGVLGPNGAGKTTTINCLTTLLKPDAGQATIAGYDVITQPAAVRSLIGVTGQFAAVDEELTARENLILFGRLMRLSAAEAARRATELLEQFGLLADGKRRVKEFSGGMRRRLDLAVSIVAEPLVLFLDEPTTGLDPRSRRQLWDVVRELKARGITIFLTTQYLEEADELADRIVVIDQGTIIAEGTANELKNKVGGTFCDLQLADPTDEPKILEALSDLGDISGNGTLTLLAPDGVATLTEVVRRADAVGVVLADISLRRPTLDDVFFALTGQTTEEVKGKND; encoded by the coding sequence ATGCTTGAAACACTAAGGCACAAAAACGAACTTCCGATGTACTATCCAATGGTGCAGGTCAATAATCTGAGAAAGCGCTTTGGTAAAACAGTTGCCTTACAGGAGATTAACCTGTCGGTGGCAGCTGGCTCAGTACTGGGTGTTCTTGGTCCCAACGGAGCTGGCAAGACGACAACAATTAACTGCTTGACTACCTTGCTCAAACCAGATGCAGGACAAGCTACAATTGCAGGCTACGATGTCATCACTCAACCAGCAGCAGTGCGATCGCTCATTGGGGTTACAGGTCAGTTTGCCGCTGTAGATGAAGAATTAACGGCACGCGAAAACTTAATATTGTTCGGACGCTTGATGCGATTGTCTGCGGCTGAGGCAGCGCGACGAGCCACAGAACTATTAGAACAGTTTGGTTTATTGGCAGATGGCAAGCGTCGAGTTAAAGAGTTTTCTGGGGGAATGCGACGACGGCTGGATTTAGCCGTAAGCATTGTTGCCGAGCCATTAGTATTATTCCTTGATGAACCGACAACCGGTCTTGACCCCCGCAGCCGCCGACAACTTTGGGATGTGGTGCGAGAACTGAAGGCGCGGGGTATAACTATATTTCTCACAACTCAGTATTTAGAAGAGGCTGATGAACTGGCTGACCGGATTGTGGTCATCGACCAAGGAACAATCATTGCTGAGGGTACTGCCAACGAACTCAAAAATAAAGTTGGAGGCACATTTTGCGACCTACAGCTAGCCGATCCGACCGACGAGCCGAAAATACTTGAGGCTTTGAGCGATTTGGGTGACATTTCTGGCAACGGTACACTCACCTTGCTTGCACCAGATGGAGTTGCCACATTAACTGAAGTTGTTCGCCGCGCCGATGCAGTTGGTGTTGTCTTAGCTGACATTTCTCTGCGTCGTCCCACCCTTGATGATGTGTTTTTTGCCCTGACTGGTCAAACCACTGAAGAAGTTAAGGGAAAAAATGACTGA
- a CDS encoding siderophore biosynthesis protein codes for MEICHDDQNLYQTNFNHLTKERFRTTTKVDPQRIWKGFHWSFFINIQGLIICLHRFEMSLAVGNIPAAQIELEAAAQLMMASGASMKLAGSFSRQEYESQVRPTMTPPHVQSNDFSGLMSWEHSWLVKIWKRLQPAFEKLPATLQPEYDKFVAAYFSLAIAHKAVCEKFGGAETGSLRCDKSTAVEVLDRFGQNRWRLIDPNLKVSNGCPFQRFEAEN; via the coding sequence ATGGAGATTTGTCATGATGACCAGAATTTATACCAAACTAATTTTAATCATTTAACAAAAGAACGGTTTCGGACAACTACTAAAGTTGATCCGCAAAGAATTTGGAAAGGATTTCACTGGTCATTTTTTATTAATATTCAGGGTTTGATTATTTGTTTGCACCGTTTTGAAATGAGTCTGGCAGTAGGTAATATCCCAGCAGCACAAATTGAACTAGAAGCGGCAGCACAACTGATGATGGCTTCTGGAGCATCAATGAAACTTGCTGGCAGTTTCAGCAGGCAAGAATATGAAAGTCAAGTGCGTCCAACGATGACTCCTCCTCACGTTCAGTCCAATGATTTTAGCGGATTGATGTCTTGGGAACATTCCTGGCTTGTCAAGATATGGAAAAGACTCCAACCAGCTTTTGAAAAATTGCCTGCAACTCTCCAGCCTGAGTATGACAAGTTTGTTGCTGCTTATTTCAGCTTGGCGATCGCTCACAAAGCTGTTTGTGAAAAATTTGGAGGTGCTGAAACAGGTAGCTTACGTTGTGACAAGAGTACAGCAGTGGAAGTACTCGACAGATTTGGACAAAACCGCTGGCGTCTCATCGATCCAAATCTTAAAGTGTCAAATGGTTGCCCATTCCAGCGATTTGAAGCGGAAAATTAA
- a CDS encoding NAD(P)/FAD-dependent oxidoreductase, with amino-acid sequence MVQVTLNQVQKQYDVTICGAGLAGLTLARQLKMQMPGLKILLLDKIARPLPQAAFKVGESTVEVGAHYLSHVLKLTDYFEKNHYHKLGLRYFFSDASGSFEKRPEFGLSQFPPVNSYQIDRGILENDLRQFNEEAGVELIENCSVQDILLSNNDEFHQVIYTRKGDNTHQTVTCRWVIDAMGSRRLLQKKLGLVKDNDEKFNAVWFRVNGCANVNDFVPKTVESWHQRVANGIRYYSTNHLMGNGYWVWLIPLSSGNTSIGIVASEKFHPWLEFNSYGQAYKWLEKYEPVLASYLQDKKPLDFEGRRHYSYSSKQIFSQNRWACVGISGVFSDPFYSPGTDQIGFTNSVTTELIQLELDRKLTQQKVDDANLYCLSYHEGVTRNIQSGYPFFGNALVMGTKLLWDNVSGWSSSGPMMFNSFFFDQEKKAKIQKVTGKFFLLSYQMQQLFKDWATKSNGQNSFDFLDYLSIPFVRKLYERNLQPNKTEQELIDDHLASMETLEELAQVIFLIALEDTMPEALSQLPSPLWLNAWSISLDANKWSSNGLFRPKTQPRNLHNITEQMRNVLLANQRKAPIYC; translated from the coding sequence ATGGTACAAGTCACCTTAAACCAAGTTCAGAAACAATACGACGTTACAATCTGCGGTGCTGGTCTGGCAGGACTGACTTTAGCACGCCAACTTAAAATGCAAATGCCTGGGCTAAAGATTTTACTTTTGGATAAAATTGCTCGTCCACTACCTCAAGCTGCCTTTAAGGTTGGAGAATCAACTGTTGAAGTGGGTGCCCATTATCTTTCGCATGTTCTCAAATTAACAGACTATTTTGAAAAGAATCATTATCACAAGCTAGGGCTAAGATACTTTTTTAGTGATGCCAGTGGTTCGTTTGAGAAACGCCCAGAATTTGGTTTGTCGCAATTTCCACCAGTTAATTCTTATCAAATAGATCGAGGCATCCTTGAGAATGATTTGCGCCAGTTCAATGAAGAAGCAGGTGTAGAACTAATAGAAAATTGTTCTGTTCAGGACATTTTGTTGTCAAATAACGACGAGTTTCACCAGGTTATATACACACGTAAAGGTGACAATACACATCAAACTGTCACATGTCGTTGGGTAATTGATGCAATGGGCAGTCGTCGTTTACTGCAAAAAAAACTTGGTTTAGTAAAAGATAATGATGAAAAATTTAATGCTGTTTGGTTCCGGGTTAATGGTTGTGCTAACGTCAATGACTTTGTACCCAAAACAGTAGAATCTTGGCATCAGCGAGTTGCCAATGGTATTCGCTATTACTCCACCAATCATTTGATGGGTAATGGATATTGGGTTTGGCTGATTCCTCTTTCTTCTGGGAATACTAGTATTGGCATTGTTGCCAGCGAAAAATTTCATCCGTGGTTAGAATTTAATTCCTACGGGCAAGCTTACAAATGGTTAGAAAAATATGAGCCTGTGCTAGCGTCATACTTGCAGGATAAAAAGCCCTTAGACTTTGAGGGTAGACGACACTATAGCTACTCATCAAAGCAAATATTTTCACAAAATCGCTGGGCTTGTGTGGGAATATCTGGTGTCTTTTCCGATCCGTTTTATTCACCAGGAACAGATCAAATTGGATTTACTAATTCTGTAACTACTGAGTTGATTCAACTTGAGTTAGATCGCAAACTTACACAGCAGAAAGTGGATGATGCTAATTTGTATTGCTTATCATACCACGAAGGGGTAACTCGCAATATTCAATCAGGCTATCCATTTTTTGGTAATGCTTTGGTAATGGGTACAAAACTGCTCTGGGATAATGTGTCAGGATGGTCATCAAGCGGTCCTATGATGTTTAATTCCTTCTTTTTTGACCAGGAAAAGAAAGCAAAAATTCAGAAAGTTACTGGAAAGTTTTTCCTTCTTTCTTACCAGATGCAGCAGTTATTTAAGGATTGGGCTACTAAATCAAATGGTCAAAATTCGTTTGATTTTCTTGATTATTTGTCTATTCCTTTTGTCAGAAAATTGTATGAACGTAATCTCCAGCCTAATAAGACTGAGCAAGAACTTATTGACGACCATTTAGCCAGTATGGAAACTCTAGAAGAGTTAGCTCAAGTTATCTTTTTAATAGCTTTGGAAGATACTATGCCAGAAGCTCTATCTCAGTTACCTTCTCCATTGTGGTTGAACGCTTGGTCTATTAGTTTAGATGCGAATAAATGGTCTAGTAACGGACTTTTTAGACCAAAAACGCAACCTCGTAATCTGCACAATATTACAGAACAAATGCGGAATGTTTTGCTAGCAAATCAGCGAAAAGCGCCTATTTACTGTTAA
- a CDS encoding pyridoxal phosphate-dependent decarboxylase family protein: MLEKESFKLVVEAIEQLEMGFQGLPEFNSSFELDNLRNVLLEVATRMQDNFPYPHPLYVGQMLKPPHPIARLAYTLSLWINPNNHALDGGRASTIMEKEAVNEIAQMFGWKIHLGHLCGGGTMANLEALWVAGKVKPGLKIVASQQSHYTHERICSVLGIPFVAVKSDRQGRMNLDALKTLLAAGDIGTVVVTMGTTATGSVDPLPEILELQSQYNFRIHADAAYGGYFTLANNLDTKTRAAFDCLKAVDSIVIDPHKHGLQPYGCGCVIFQDPKVGSFYKHECPFTYFTSDELHLGEISLECSRPGASAVALWATQRLLPYTKEGQFATELSKSRKAALTLFEKIQGDDRFLIAFPPELDIVVWTPRATSASAASEIAKKIFASSAQKNLHLAIANLPVEFFINIGAEMKLDQDYLTCLRSCLMKPEHFDWVDDIWQLLQHATDQV, from the coding sequence ATGTTAGAAAAAGAGAGTTTTAAATTAGTAGTTGAAGCAATCGAGCAATTGGAAATGGGTTTTCAAGGATTGCCAGAATTTAATTCTTCATTTGAATTAGATAACCTACGAAATGTGTTGCTTGAAGTCGCAACGCGGATGCAGGATAACTTTCCCTATCCTCATCCATTATACGTTGGACAAATGCTCAAGCCTCCTCATCCGATCGCACGTTTGGCTTATACTCTATCACTTTGGATTAATCCGAATAATCATGCTCTAGATGGAGGACGCGCCAGTACGATAATGGAGAAAGAGGCAGTCAACGAAATAGCTCAGATGTTCGGATGGAAAATCCATTTAGGGCATCTTTGCGGCGGTGGTACGATGGCAAATCTGGAAGCTTTGTGGGTAGCAGGCAAGGTTAAACCTGGTTTAAAAATTGTCGCTTCACAGCAATCGCATTATACACATGAACGTATTTGTAGCGTGCTTGGTATTCCTTTTGTTGCCGTTAAGAGCGATCGCCAAGGTCGGATGAATCTAGATGCTTTAAAAACTTTACTGGCGGCAGGTGATATTGGTACAGTTGTTGTCACAATGGGAACAACAGCGACTGGCTCTGTAGACCCTTTACCAGAAATTCTGGAGTTGCAATCCCAGTATAATTTTCGCATTCATGCTGATGCTGCCTACGGTGGTTATTTTACTTTGGCAAATAACCTCGACACTAAGACTAGAGCGGCTTTTGATTGCCTCAAAGCAGTTGATTCTATCGTCATCGATCCTCATAAACACGGACTCCAACCCTACGGCTGTGGCTGCGTCATTTTTCAAGATCCTAAAGTTGGATCTTTCTACAAACACGAGTGTCCCTTCACTTACTTCACCTCTGATGAATTGCATTTGGGTGAAATTAGTTTAGAATGTTCTCGACCTGGAGCTTCAGCTGTTGCTCTATGGGCAACACAGCGTTTGCTTCCTTATACTAAAGAAGGGCAATTTGCCACTGAATTAAGTAAATCCAGAAAAGCTGCACTTACTCTATTTGAAAAAATTCAAGGTGATGATAGATTTCTGATAGCTTTTCCTCCAGAACTAGATATCGTGGTTTGGACTCCACGAGCAACCAGTGCTAGTGCAGCTTCAGAAATTGCCAAAAAGATTTTTGCCTCTTCAGCACAGAAAAATTTACACTTGGCGATCGCTAATCTTCCTGTAGAATTTTTTATCAATATTGGTGCAGAAATGAAGCTTGACCAAGACTACCTTACTTGCCTGCGTTCATGTTTGATGAAACCAGAACACTTCGATTGGGTAGATGATATCTGGCAATTGCTTCAGCACGCAACAGACCAAGTATGA
- a CDS encoding ABC transporter permease: protein MTENLMMTDELLSKARKMVATRQESGIERAIADSGAIAWRHLIYLTRTPEVMASVVLFPIIFLSGFLLTFQRLMANQGIDYVQYLLPIITLQAIFFTAMSSAVTIASDIKTGMLQRCRVMPISRIAVLGGLVIAYLVRAVISTAILLIFAHLYGFRFQAGILAIIGFFALIILFTTTCVTGYAVLALSIRKPDLVQSLAVIPYTPLLLLSTGFSPAENFPQWLQLFVRFQPVSCTAKALRALINGTELFSPLLWSVGWLIGLVIVFGFVAIRLYRQVS, encoded by the coding sequence ATGACTGAAAACTTAATGATGACGGATGAACTACTCTCCAAAGCTCGAAAAATGGTAGCGACTCGCCAAGAGTCGGGGATAGAAAGAGCGATCGCTGATAGTGGCGCGATCGCTTGGCGTCACCTCATTTACCTCACTCGCACACCAGAGGTAATGGCTTCTGTAGTGCTGTTCCCAATCATCTTTCTCAGTGGCTTCTTGCTCACCTTCCAACGGTTAATGGCAAACCAAGGAATTGATTACGTTCAATATTTGCTGCCGATTATTACCCTTCAGGCAATATTCTTCACTGCCATGAGTTCCGCTGTCACAATAGCTAGCGATATTAAAACAGGCATGTTACAGCGATGTCGAGTCATGCCTATCTCACGTATCGCAGTGCTGGGCGGACTGGTGATTGCTTACCTAGTACGGGCAGTTATTTCCACAGCGATTTTATTAATTTTTGCCCATCTCTACGGCTTTCGCTTTCAAGCTGGCATTCTGGCAATCATCGGATTTTTCGCCCTGATTATCCTATTTACGACCACTTGTGTTACAGGTTATGCCGTCCTCGCCCTCAGCATCCGCAAGCCAGATTTAGTGCAATCGTTAGCGGTTATTCCCTATACTCCCTTGCTTTTACTCAGTACAGGATTCAGCCCTGCGGAGAACTTTCCCCAATGGCTTCAGCTTTTTGTTCGCTTTCAACCAGTCAGCTGTACCGCCAAAGCACTACGGGCGCTGATCAACGGGACTGAACTTTTCTCCCCCCTGCTTTGGTCTGTTGGCTGGCTGATTGGTCTAGTCATAGTTTTTGGATTCGTTGCTATTCGCCTTTATCGTCAGGTTTCGTGA
- a CDS encoding cupin-like domain-containing protein, which translates to MEKLEPTEHKILPSLAYAPKDIERIELLPRQIFYRNYVSTNKPVVITNATNEWKARSLWTFEWFKNTHGKVIVPVLMPQLDKYSRAMARKSIAIEEYIDLILSDSPEVKPYLGIVELHKLIPSLSDYFKFPEYYWLRSTIYFWMGRIRTTPLHCDYVYNLLTQVVGRKRVLLYSPNSLISQFKLEEEMFVCHNKYDMEGYKAETSQLLIEPDYDITLNAGEMLFIPYGWWHKISSYEASISVNMFWATPSTLLQRLQWQSGDFLKRILKNNVANK; encoded by the coding sequence ATGGAAAAATTAGAGCCGACAGAACATAAGATTTTACCTTCTTTAGCTTATGCACCTAAAGATATAGAGCGGATAGAATTACTCCCACGCCAAATTTTCTATCGCAATTATGTATCTACAAATAAACCTGTAGTGATTACTAATGCTACAAATGAATGGAAAGCACGTTCTTTATGGACATTTGAATGGTTTAAAAATACTCATGGAAAAGTTATCGTCCCCGTGCTGATGCCGCAATTGGATAAATATAGCAGAGCGATGGCAAGAAAATCGATAGCTATAGAAGAATACATTGACTTGATTTTATCGGACTCACCAGAAGTAAAACCCTACTTAGGGATTGTAGAACTGCACAAGCTGATTCCGTCGCTATCAGATTACTTTAAATTTCCCGAATACTATTGGTTAAGGTCTACTATATATTTCTGGATGGGTCGCATCAGAACTACTCCACTCCATTGTGATTATGTGTACAACTTATTAACACAGGTAGTAGGTCGTAAACGAGTACTACTTTACTCGCCAAATTCTCTTATATCCCAGTTTAAGCTTGAGGAAGAAATGTTCGTTTGCCATAACAAGTATGATATGGAGGGATATAAAGCTGAAACGAGTCAGTTATTAATAGAACCTGATTACGACATTACTCTTAATGCTGGGGAAATGCTATTTATTCCCTATGGTTGGTGGCATAAAATAAGTAGTTACGAAGCGTCGATTTCTGTAAATATGTTCTGGGCTACTCCCAGCACTTTACTACAGCGATTACAATGGCAAAGCGGTGATTTTTTGAAACGAATACTCAAAAATAATGTAGCTAATAAATAG
- a CDS encoding ABC transporter permease: MTVPHLTAAKLVAARQEGSLSRTLNDIFIMTRRNLLLDFRNPEVIVGATAFPVSLLLIFTASFAKVVMPNGNYADYAQFVVPLSIVQGLLFSTVTTGTALYNDLESGMDTRLRTLPISRLAILAGRILGSAGRLLAQVIIITFIGYLLGFRFHHGFLATLLFLFLPIVFALSFTWMAILSAVKARTAESVEVTMYPWLLPLTFLSIGYVPKAGFPEWLQGFVELNPISCVTQALRGLSATSQPIVEPAIKTLLWSLILTLLFSTLAIRAYQNRSH; encoded by the coding sequence ATGACAGTACCCCACCTTACCGCAGCCAAGTTAGTGGCAGCTCGCCAAGAGGGCAGTCTGAGTCGCACTCTCAACGACATTTTCATTATGACGCGCCGCAATCTGCTTCTCGACTTTAGGAACCCGGAGGTAATTGTAGGTGCAACCGCATTCCCTGTATCCTTATTGCTAATCTTTACCGCCAGCTTTGCCAAGGTAGTAATGCCTAACGGTAATTACGCAGATTATGCCCAGTTTGTTGTGCCGCTAAGTATAGTTCAAGGGCTACTTTTCAGCACCGTCACAACTGGTACAGCGCTTTACAATGACCTAGAAAGCGGTATGGATACTCGTCTGCGAACCCTGCCAATTAGCAGATTGGCAATTTTGGCAGGACGGATTTTAGGCAGTGCTGGTCGTTTGCTAGCACAAGTAATAATTATTACATTTATTGGATACTTACTAGGCTTCCGATTCCATCACGGTTTTTTAGCAACATTGCTGTTTCTATTTTTGCCGATCGTTTTTGCCTTGTCGTTTACTTGGATGGCTATATTGTCTGCTGTCAAAGCAAGGACGGCAGAGTCAGTAGAAGTAACAATGTACCCGTGGCTGCTACCCCTGACTTTTTTGAGCATCGGCTATGTGCCAAAAGCAGGCTTTCCAGAATGGCTTCAAGGCTTTGTCGAACTTAACCCAATTTCTTGTGTAACCCAAGCTCTTCGAGGTCTATCTGCGACGAGCCAACCTATTGTAGAACCAGCGATCAAAACCCTGCTGTGGAGCCTGATTTTGACATTGCTGTTCAGTACCTTGGCGATACGAGCCTATCAAAACCGCAGTCATTAA
- a CDS encoding DUF3181 family protein, whose amino-acid sequence MAKTNTTEILEALAAEIGDNIYIDIAKWHLFLSNAKLHTVVAEKMYPLLTSKSVDEDQVIKMLESIPVKIGGGKRELPLIDLLPLQCQVNLVDILEKYQTEF is encoded by the coding sequence ATGGCTAAAACTAATACCACAGAAATACTAGAAGCCCTAGCAGCTGAAATAGGCGACAACATATATATAGATATTGCCAAGTGGCATCTTTTTCTATCAAATGCCAAACTGCATACCGTGGTTGCAGAAAAGATGTATCCTTTACTTACCTCTAAGTCCGTGGATGAAGACCAAGTAATAAAAATGTTGGAATCTATCCCCGTAAAAATTGGCGGTGGCAAACGCGAACTTCCTTTAATTGATTTATTGCCGCTACAATGCCAAGTTAACCTTGTAGATATCTTGGAAAAATATCAAACCGAATTTTAA
- a CDS encoding 2TM domain-containing protein, with protein sequence MPPRWPRQPDRNDPDYRKLDDRMNFAMHVAIFAPINSGLWFFHNFKAATWEWLPWLTIGWAVVLLAHLIYISAIADYSQTPPKST encoded by the coding sequence ATGCCTCCTCGTTGGCCTCGTCAACCCGATCGCAATGACCCAGACTACCGTAAGTTAGATGACAGAATGAACTTTGCTATGCATGTGGCGATTTTCGCACCGATAAACTCTGGTTTGTGGTTTTTTCACAACTTCAAAGCAGCTACTTGGGAGTGGCTGCCTTGGTTAACCATAGGTTGGGCAGTGGTATTATTAGCGCATCTAATTTATATTAGTGCGATCGCTGATTACTCACAGACTCCACCAAAGTCCACCTGA